The Phycisphaerales bacterium DNA segment CGCTGTGTCGCTTGGCATTGCTGTCCTGCGCAACCCTCGAACACTCAGGCCGTCTTCGCCGCGGCGGGCTCCTGCACCGTCTCCAGCAGGCGCTTGAGCACCATGTCGCTGGTGATGCCCTCGGCCTCGGCCTCGAAGTTGCGGATGATGCGGTGCCGCAGCGCCGGCGCGGCCACCTCGCGGATGTCCTCGCAGCTGACGGTGTAGCGCTCGGCAAGGAGGGCGCGGACCTTCGCGGCCAGGATGAGGCTCTGCACGCCGCGGGGGCTGACGCCGAAGCGGACGAAGCGCTTGGTCATGTCGGTGGCGTAGGGCGAGTCGGGGTGCGTGCCCAAGGCGATGCGGGCGGCGTAGCGCTGCACGAACTCAGCCGCGAGCACCTGGCGGACGGTGTGCTGCATCTCGCGGATCTGGTCGCGGTTGAGCACGGGCTTGATCGGGGCCTTCTCGTCGCCGGTGGTGCGCTGGATGATGCCGAGGAGCTCTTCCTCACCCTGCGGGCGCACGTCGACCTTGAACACGAAGCGGTCGATCTGGGCCTCGGGCAGCGGGTAGGTGCCCTCCATCTCGATGGGGTTCTGAGTCGCGAGGACCCAGAAGGGGTCGGGGAGCGCGTGCGTCTTGCCGCCGACGGTGACGCTGCCCTCCTGCATCGCTTCGAGCACGGCGGACTGCGTCTTGGGAGTGGCGCGGTTGATTTCGTCGGCGAGCACGAGGTTGGAGAAGATGGGCCCGGGCTGGAAGCGGAAGGTGCGGCCGCCCTTGTCGTCGTCGTGGATGATC contains these protein-coding regions:
- a CDS encoding MoxR family ATPase → MHQELSKERVGQFQKGYHLLAEEIGKRIVGYRPVIDQVLTAMMAGGNVLLEGVPGLGKTLLVRTIGEATQMQFTRIQFTPDLMPADITGTTIIHDDDKGGRTFRFQPGPIFSNLVLADEINRATPKTQSAVLEAMQEGSVTVGGKTHALPDPFWVLATQNPIEMEGTYPLPEAQIDRFVFKVDVRPQGEEELLGIIQRTTGDEKAPIKPVLNRDQIREMQHTVRQVLAAEFVQRYAARIALGTHPDSPYATDMTKRFVRFGVSPRGVQSLILAAKVRALLAERYTVSCEDIREVAAPALRHRIIRNFEAEAEGITSDMVLKRLLETVQEPAAAKTA